CTGGCGGTCCTGGGCCATCAGGTTGAACCAGGTGGCCCCGCCCAGCACCAACCCCAGCACCGCGACGATGGCCAGGTTGATCTTGACGCTCAGGGAGGTTCGAAACACGGCAGAGTCCCGGGAACCGGGTCAGGTGAGCACGGAGCCGGGCACGCCCTCCCGCTCGCGGGCGGACTCCCGGCCCAGGACCGTGGTGACGGTGAGGGCCTCGCAGTCCGTGCAGTCGAGGCACCGGATGCACTGCCCCGTGTTCGGCTCCTCGTAGGGCCGGACCTCCATGGGGCAGACCTGGTAGCACTTGTCGCAGTGGGTGCACAGCTCCGGGTTCCAGCGGAGCCGCACCAGGCTCACCCGGTTGAACAGGCTGTAGATGGCTCCCAGGGGACAGGTGGTCTGGCAGAACGGCCGCTTGGCCACCACCGACGACACCACGAAGAAGATGAGGATCGCGATCTTGATCCAGAACAGATCCCGGATCATGGATCGCACCTCCGGGCTGATGGTGACCCATGGGAGCCCGCCGATCAGGGTGCCCATGGGACACAGCTTCGAGAACCAGTTCTCCGACGTGATCCAGGGGATCACGAACACCAGCATCACCAGGGCCACGAACCGAAACGGCCGCAGGTACTTGGGGATGCGGATCTTGATCGAGGGCAGCTTGTAGAGCATCTCCTGGAAGAAGCCGAACGGGCACAGGGTGCCGCACGGCATCCGGCCCACCACCGACCCCACCAGGCCCAGGAAGCCCAGCGTGTAGTAGGGGATCGCCCGCACCACCATGAAGTGCTGCAGGGTCCCGATGGGGCACGAGAAGAACGCCGACGGGCACGCGTAACAGTTGAGCACCGGCACGCAGAACCCCTTGGCAGCGCCCTGGTACACCGCTTTGGCCCAGTATCCCGGCAGGTACCCGTTGACGCCCAGGGACGTGCCGAGCTGAAAGTACCGTCGCGTTCGGATCCTGATCACCCGACCTCCTGGGGGGTCACCCGACCCCGATGCGGCTCAGCCAAACGAGCCTCCGTTGGACACCACCCCTCCCCCCTCGGCCCCGGCCTACCCCTCGCCCCGGGCCTTCCAGGCCAGCTCCACCGCCCGCCGGAACGCCCCGGCCGCCTCCTCCCACCGGCCCAGGGCCGCGGCCACCTCCCCCTTCTCGGCCAGCACCTTGGGGTTGCGGGGGTCCAGCTCCAGGGCCGCGTCCACCGCCCGGGCCGCCTCCTCGGGGCGGCCCAGGGACCGCAGCGCCCGGGCCTTGACCACCAGGGCCGGGGTGTAGGCCGGCTCGATCTCGAGCGCCTCCTCGGCCGCGGCCAGGGCCTCGTCGTGCTTCCCCCGAGCCTCCAAGACCTCGGCCAGCAGGCCCACGGTCTGGACGTGCTGGGGCTGGATCTCCCGGGCCTCCCGCAACACGGCCTCGGCCTTCGCCAGGTACCGGGGCCGCTTCGCCGCCCTCTGCAGGTAGATCCGGGCCAACAGCACCCGGGGCTCCGCCCACTTCGGGTCGATCTTGGCCGCCCGCTCCAGGTCCCGGACGGCCTTTCGCGCCATGCCCCGCCGGATCAGCACCTGCGCCTTCTGGTAGTGCAGGGTGGCCTTCTTGGGCGGCACGTAGTCGCGCTTCTTCACCGCGAACCGGGGCGCGGCCTCCTCGTGGATCCCCAGCAGGGCGTCCACCGCATCGCGCAGGTCCCGCTTGGCCGCGGTGGAGTAACTGGCCAGCGCGTAGCGCACCGTGCCCGCCTCGTCCAGCAGGGCCAACGACGGGGTCGCCACCACCCCGTAGGCGTAGTAGGTGGCCAGCCCCTCGTCCACCACCACCGGGAACGGGAGATCCTTGGCCGCGGCCTCCACCGCGGCCCGGGCCTCGCCCTCCAGCTGCTCGTGGTCCACGTTGACCGCGATGACCTCGAACCCCTGGTCCTTCCGCCCCCGGTACAGCTCGGCCAGGTCCCGGAGCAAGGGCTTGCTCCGGGCGCTCCAGGTCGCCCAGAACACCACGGCCAGGGCCTTGGGCCCCACCCGGTCCGACAGGCGCACCTCCCGGCCGTCCAGGGTCTTCAGCGCGAAGTCCGGGGCCTTCTGGCCCACCTCCACGTACTTGAACGCGGCCGCCGCCGGGGCCACGGCCAGCAGCACCACCAGGCCCAGCACCGCCCCGAGTCGCTTCCCACCCATCCGCTCGCGCTCCTGATCACTTCGGTCGTCGGTCGTCGGTCGTCAGTCGTCGGTCTGGGGCCTTCGGCCCGCTGGGAGGCTGGGACGCTAGGAGGTCAAAAAACCTTCCGGATTCCCACACGTTCTAGTCTCTAGTCTCTAGCCTCTAGCCCACAGCGGCCGAAGGGGGGCTTCCCAGAGATCGGGCTCCGCCTACCGCAGCAGCCTCTCCAGGGCCTTGCGGTACGCCTCGACCGCCTTCTCGTACTGGCCGGCCCCCTCGTAGATCCGGCCCAGCTCGTAGTAGATCCGCTCCGGCTTGGGCGTGAGCCGGGCCGCCTCCTCCAGCAGGGCCGCCGCCTCGTCGGTCTGGCCCCGGATCCCCAGGACCCGGGCCAGCCCCACCTTGGCCGCGGTGCTCCGGGGGTTCTGCTCCAGGGCCTTTCGCAGGTGGGCCTCGGCCTCGTCCGCGTTGTCGGGTGAGGCGTCCAGCAGCCACAGCCCCAGGAGCTCGTGGGCCTCGCCGAACGTGTCGTCGGCCTGCACCGCCTCGCGCGCCGCAGCCAGGGCCTTTTCGGTCATCTTGCGCTTGGCCAGGAGCTTCGCCTTCTGGA
This is a stretch of genomic DNA from Deferrisoma camini S3R1. It encodes these proteins:
- a CDS encoding 4Fe-4S binding protein → MIRIRTRRYFQLGTSLGVNGYLPGYWAKAVYQGAAKGFCVPVLNCYACPSAFFSCPIGTLQHFMVVRAIPYYTLGFLGLVGSVVGRMPCGTLCPFGFFQEMLYKLPSIKIRIPKYLRPFRFVALVMLVFVIPWITSENWFSKLCPMGTLIGGLPWVTISPEVRSMIRDLFWIKIAILIFFVVSSVVAKRPFCQTTCPLGAIYSLFNRVSLVRLRWNPELCTHCDKCYQVCPMEVRPYEEPNTGQCIRCLDCTDCEALTVTTVLGRESAREREGVPGSVLT
- a CDS encoding redoxin domain-containing protein, yielding MGGKRLGAVLGLVVLLAVAPAAAAFKYVEVGQKAPDFALKTLDGREVRLSDRVGPKALAVVFWATWSARSKPLLRDLAELYRGRKDQGFEVIAVNVDHEQLEGEARAAVEAAAKDLPFPVVVDEGLATYYAYGVVATPSLALLDEAGTVRYALASYSTAAKRDLRDAVDALLGIHEEAAPRFAVKKRDYVPPKKATLHYQKAQVLIRRGMARKAVRDLERAAKIDPKWAEPRVLLARIYLQRAAKRPRYLAKAEAVLREAREIQPQHVQTVGLLAEVLEARGKHDEALAAAEEALEIEPAYTPALVVKARALRSLGRPEEAARAVDAALELDPRNPKVLAEKGEVAAALGRWEEAAGAFRRAVELAWKARGEG